From Xiphophorus maculatus strain JP 163 A chromosome 12, X_maculatus-5.0-male, whole genome shotgun sequence, the proteins below share one genomic window:
- the atxn2 gene encoding ataxin-2 isoform X7, which produces MSMKAGGNRGKPGGGNAAGAAASGAGGSGGGRQNLGRGRHSGKGPAAVIFNGVYANMRMVHVLTSVVGTKCELKVKNGAVYEGVFKTYGPECELVLDAAHRKSPEPSFGPRKEDIVESIIFKASDVVVVTFKDVDPNFARKVSSDTDNFTDAAVSGRINGEHKEKDLEPWDGGDTHNSDSLESLDTDVSNGWDPNDMFKYNEEKYGVLSTYDSSLSTYTIPLERDDSEEFLKREARAAQLAEEIEASATYKARVALENDERTEEEKYTAVVRGERETPTLSRENKYIPPGQRNREAMSWGAGRQNSPRLGQSSAGASASRPGPHDYSPNTGPDQRVVNGGPPRMSPKSQRTPRAHRVPPSRISSVSTAVDLGSHNPPGDISATPPARSNSSGGTWSSVVSGAHRPRSPRQNNVGRASPGSSSLSSPQTGMAPIETVTTVTSASSPTAASPAPNMVASPSGDGKECRVQETRQSSPSANNENIKSLDNSPSISRPVCKGPPSMAPDHRKQIDNLKKFSVDFRLQSSSSPDPAFDQMTKPVRDSSDKPKDLSLDKAAAAGRDGAEDGAAGLTAGGSGAAPASSASKPGSPAAPSPSSLEQKRGGQDVTSQGVQTTAMSTLSGPKHEEKEEKKEAVQDQVRKSTLNPNANEFKPRFNTQPKPANTPTPPRPQGQPSPSIVVQQPPAVYGCFPQMYPLTPVSPGVQKSIIWKSPAVYQVQMPHMAVSQSKPYRPGKVPNMPQQRSDQHHPPGTPTMMHPATAAGPPIVAPNPAYSAQYFTCSPQQFTSQPLVQQMTHYQSQAQHVFSPVMQSTARMMGPPTHGQPSLVSSSTTQYPEQTHTMYVSPGPMPQQYPHPSATLHPHPQHPQPSATPTGQPQQGGPPQHGGPPSHPAASPVQHPQHQQAAAAAAAAQALHLSNAPPQQQIYSALAQTPPSMTPNPQSPQASFPSAQQTVYIHPQVQHGYNPNHMAHVQQAHMQSGIVPSHHPAATHAPMMLMATQGPPGGPQPPMPQAALNPIPVSSTTHFSYLAHAQVQPHHQQQL; this is translated from the exons ATGTCAATGAAGGCCGGTGGAAATCGAGGCAAGCCCGGCGGGGGCAACGCAGCTGGTGCGGCCGCCTCCGGTGCTGGAGGAAGCGGCGGGGGAAGACAGAATCTGGGCAG ggGAAGACACAGTGGCAAAGGCCCTGCAGCA GTTATTTTCAATGGTGTATATGCAAATATGAGGATGGTCCATGTCTTGACTTCAGTGGTA GGGACCAAGTGTGAGCTGAAAGTAAAAAATGGAGCTGTATATGAAGGAGTATTCAAGACATATGGTCCTGAG TGCGAACTGGTGTTGGATGCAGCCCACAGAAAGAGCCCAGAGCCGAGTTTTGGCCCCAGGAAAGAAGATATAGTAGAGAGCATCATTTTTAAGGCTTCCGATGTTGTAGTGGTGACATTCAAAGACGTGGACCCGAATTTCGCCAGAAAAG TCTCTTCTGACACAG acaACTTCACAGATGCAGCAGTGAGCGGTCGAATTAATGGTGAACATAAGGAGAAAGATCTGGAGCCGTGGGACGGAGGAGACACTCACAACTCTGACAGCCTCGAGTCCCTGGACACGGATGTG TCAAACGGATGGGACCCAAACGACATGTTCAAGTACAATGAGGAGAAGTACGGAGTGTTGTCTACATATGACAGCAGCCTGTCCACATATAC GATCCCCCTGGAGCGTGACGACTCGGAGGAGTTTCTGAAGAGGGAAGCTCGTGCCGCCCAGCTGGCAGAGGAGATAGAGGCCAGCGCCACATATAAAGCTCGGGTGGCCCTCGAAAACGACGAGCGCACAGAGGAGGAGAAATACACGGCTGTGGTGCGAGGGGAGAGGGAGACTCCCACGCTCAGCAG AGAGAACAAGTACATTCCTCCGGGTCAGAGGAACAGGGAAGCAATGTCATGGGGTGCAGGACGGCAGAATTCACCTCGACTGGGTCAGAGCTCAGCAGGAGCCTCAGCTTCTCGACCAGGACCTCATGACTACAGTCCCAACACTGGCCCGGACCAGAGGGTGGTGAACGGAG GTCCTCCGAGGATGTCTCCTAAATCCCAGCGAACGCCTCGTGCTCACAGAGTGCCGCCGTCGCGGATCAGCTCGGTCTCCACCGCAGTGGACTTGGGTTCCCACAATCCACCTGGAGACATTTCGGCAACGCCTCCAGCCAGGAGTAACTCCTCTGGAGGAACCTGGTCTTCAGTGGTCAGTGGAG CTCACAGACCTCGATCCCCGCGACAGAACAATGTGGGCCGCGCCTCCCCCGGCTCTTCCTCACTCTCCTCGCCCCAGACAGGAATGGCTCCTATAGAAACTGTTACGACGGTGACGTCAGCTTCCTCTCCTACTGCTGCTAGCCCCGCCCCCAACATGGTTGCCTCTCCATCAGGGGATG GTAAAGAATGTCGTGTCCAGGAGACGAGACAGTCATCTCCCTCAGCAAATAATGAGAACATTAAGTCTTTGGATAACTCCCCTAGCATCTCAAGACCAGTCTGTAAAG GGCCTCCTTCTATGGCCCCCGACCACCGAAAACAAATagataatttaaagaaatttagtGTAGATTTTAGA TTGCAGTCCAGTTCCAGTCCAGACCCTGCCTTTGACCAGATGACCAAGCCAGTCAGAGACTCATCAGACAAGCCTAAAGATCTTTCCCTGGACAAGGCCGCCGCAGCGGGCCGAGACGGCGCAGAGGACGGCGCTGCAGGGCTGACTGCTGGCGGCTCCGGAGCCGCGCCTGCGTCATCTGCCAGTAAACCCGGCAGCCCTGCAGCGCCGTCTCCATCTTCCTTAGAGCAGAAGAGAGGAGGGCAGGATGTGACATCACAAGGAGTTCAGACGACCGCCATGTCCACTCTGAGTGGACCCAAACAtgaagagaaggaggagaagaaggaggcGGTACAAGA tcAAGTAAGAAAATCAACCCTGAACCCAAATGCTAACGAATTCAAACCCAGGTTTAATACACAG ccTAAGCCAGCCAACACCCCGACGCCTCCTCGGCCTCAGGGTCAGCCCAGCCCCTCCATCGTGGTTCAGCAGCCGCCGGCGGTCTACGGCTGCTTCCCTCAGATGTATCCGCTGACGCCAGTCAGCCCCGGCGTTCAG AAAAGCATAATATGGAAG TCTCCAGCTGTGTACCAGGTCCAAATGCCTCACATGGCAGTGAGCCAGTCGAAACCTTACAGACCAGGTAAAG TACCCAACATGCCCCAGCAGAGGTCTGACCAGCACCACCCGCCCGGAACGCCCACTATGATGCACCCAGCAACCGCAGCAGGACCGCCTATCGTAGCACCGAACCCCGCATACTCAGCGCAGTACTTCACCTGCAGCCCGCAGCAGTTCACCAGCCAGCCGCTCGTTCAGCAGATGACACACTACCAGTCACAG GCGCAGCACGTGTTCAGTCCAGTCATGCAGAGCACCGCCAGGATGATGGGCCCTCCTACACACGGCCAGCCCAGCCTTGTCTCTTCTTCTACTACGCAGTACCCAGAGCAGACACACACCATGTATG TGTCTCCAGGGCCGATGCCTCAGCAGTACCCTCACCCCAGTGCCACCCTGCACCCTCACCCGCAGCACCCGCAGCCCTCTGCCACCCCTACAGGCCAACCCCAGCAGGGCGGCCCTCCACAGCACGGGGGCCCGCCGAGCCACCCTGCAGCCAGCCCGGTCCAGCATCCTCAGCACCAGCAGGCAGCAGCAG cagcggcagcagcgcAGGCTCTGCATCTGTCCAACGCGCCGCCCCAGCAGCAGATCTACTCAGCTTTGGCCCAAACGCCCCCCTCCATGACGCCCAACCCTCAGTCCCCCCAGGCGTCGTTCCCCTCCGCCCAGCAGACCGTCTACATCCACCCTCAGGTGCAGCATGGCTACAACCCCAACCACATGGCCCACGTGCAGCAG
- the atxn2 gene encoding ataxin-2 isoform X8, whose translation MSMKAGGNRGKPGGGNAAGAAASGAGGSGGGRQNLGRGRHSGKGPAAVIFNGVYANMRMVHVLTSVVGTKCELKVKNGAVYEGVFKTYGPECELVLDAAHRKSPEPSFGPRKEDIVESIIFKASDVVVVTFKDVDPNFARKDNFTDAAVSGRINGEHKEKDLEPWDGGDTHNSDSLESLDTDVSNGWDPNDMFKYNEEKYGVLSTYDSSLSTYTIPLERDDSEEFLKREARAAQLAEEIEASATYKARVALENDERTEEEKYTAVVRGERETPTLSRENKYIPPGQRNREAMSWGAGRQNSPRLGQSSAGASASRPGPHDYSPNTGPDQRVVNGGSSHWPSPCPSPSSRPPSRYQSGPSYLPPRATTPTRPPSRPPSRPSRPPSHSSHPSYPSSPSSFSQHGPTSPASTLPKRMSSEGPPRMSPKSQRTPRAHRVPPSRISSVSTAVDLGSHNPPGDISATPPARSNSSGGTWSSVVSGAHRPRSPRQNNVGRASPGSSSLSSPQTGMAPIETVTTVTSASSPTAASPAPNMVASPSGDGKECRVQETRQSSPSANNENIKSLDNSPSISRPVCKGPPSMAPDHRKQIDNLKKFSVDFRLQSSSSPDPAFDQMTKPVRDSSDKPKDLSLDKAAAAGRDGAEDGAAGLTAGGSGAAPASSASKPGSPAAPSPSSLEQKRGGQDVTSQGVQTTAMSTLSGPKHEEKEEKKEAVQDQVRKSTLNPNANEFKPRFNTQPKPANTPTPPRPQGQPSPSIVVQQPPAVYGCFPQMYPLTPVSPGVQKSIIWKSPAVYQVQMPHMAVSQSKPYRPVPNMPQQRSDQHHPPGTPTMMHPATAAGPPIVAPNPAYSAQYFTCSPQQFTSQPLVQQMTHYQSQAQHVFSPVMQSTARMMGPPTHGQPSLVSSSTTQYPEQTHTMYVSPGPMPQQYPHPSATLHPHPQHPQPSATPTGQPQQGGPPQHGGPPSHPAASPVQHPQHQQAAAAAAAAQALHLSNAPPQQQIYSALAQTPPSMTPNPQSPQASFPSAQQTVYIHPQVQHGYNPNHMAHVQQAHMQSGIVPSHHPAATHAPMMLMATQGPPGGPQPPMPQAALNPIPVSSTTHFSYLAHAQVQPHHQQQL comes from the exons ATGTCAATGAAGGCCGGTGGAAATCGAGGCAAGCCCGGCGGGGGCAACGCAGCTGGTGCGGCCGCCTCCGGTGCTGGAGGAAGCGGCGGGGGAAGACAGAATCTGGGCAG ggGAAGACACAGTGGCAAAGGCCCTGCAGCA GTTATTTTCAATGGTGTATATGCAAATATGAGGATGGTCCATGTCTTGACTTCAGTGGTA GGGACCAAGTGTGAGCTGAAAGTAAAAAATGGAGCTGTATATGAAGGAGTATTCAAGACATATGGTCCTGAG TGCGAACTGGTGTTGGATGCAGCCCACAGAAAGAGCCCAGAGCCGAGTTTTGGCCCCAGGAAAGAAGATATAGTAGAGAGCATCATTTTTAAGGCTTCCGATGTTGTAGTGGTGACATTCAAAGACGTGGACCCGAATTTCGCCAGAAAAG acaACTTCACAGATGCAGCAGTGAGCGGTCGAATTAATGGTGAACATAAGGAGAAAGATCTGGAGCCGTGGGACGGAGGAGACACTCACAACTCTGACAGCCTCGAGTCCCTGGACACGGATGTG TCAAACGGATGGGACCCAAACGACATGTTCAAGTACAATGAGGAGAAGTACGGAGTGTTGTCTACATATGACAGCAGCCTGTCCACATATAC GATCCCCCTGGAGCGTGACGACTCGGAGGAGTTTCTGAAGAGGGAAGCTCGTGCCGCCCAGCTGGCAGAGGAGATAGAGGCCAGCGCCACATATAAAGCTCGGGTGGCCCTCGAAAACGACGAGCGCACAGAGGAGGAGAAATACACGGCTGTGGTGCGAGGGGAGAGGGAGACTCCCACGCTCAGCAG AGAGAACAAGTACATTCCTCCGGGTCAGAGGAACAGGGAAGCAATGTCATGGGGTGCAGGACGGCAGAATTCACCTCGACTGGGTCAGAGCTCAGCAGGAGCCTCAGCTTCTCGACCAGGACCTCATGACTACAGTCCCAACACTGGCCCGGACCAGAGGGTGGTGAACGGAG GTTCATCCCATTGGCCCTCACCCTGTCCGTCTCCCTCTTCTCGTCCCCCCTCTCGTTACCAGTCTGGCCCCTCCTACTTGCCTCCCCGGGCAACCACGCCCACCAGGCCACCCTCCAGGCCCCCTTCTCGGCCTTCCAGACCTCCTTCTCATTCATCTCACCCCTCCTATCCCTCCTCTCCATCCTCCTTTTCTCAACATGGCCCCACGTCACCAGCCTCCACTCTGCCCAAACGCATGTCCTCAGAAG GTCCTCCGAGGATGTCTCCTAAATCCCAGCGAACGCCTCGTGCTCACAGAGTGCCGCCGTCGCGGATCAGCTCGGTCTCCACCGCAGTGGACTTGGGTTCCCACAATCCACCTGGAGACATTTCGGCAACGCCTCCAGCCAGGAGTAACTCCTCTGGAGGAACCTGGTCTTCAGTGGTCAGTGGAG CTCACAGACCTCGATCCCCGCGACAGAACAATGTGGGCCGCGCCTCCCCCGGCTCTTCCTCACTCTCCTCGCCCCAGACAGGAATGGCTCCTATAGAAACTGTTACGACGGTGACGTCAGCTTCCTCTCCTACTGCTGCTAGCCCCGCCCCCAACATGGTTGCCTCTCCATCAGGGGATG GTAAAGAATGTCGTGTCCAGGAGACGAGACAGTCATCTCCCTCAGCAAATAATGAGAACATTAAGTCTTTGGATAACTCCCCTAGCATCTCAAGACCAGTCTGTAAAG GGCCTCCTTCTATGGCCCCCGACCACCGAAAACAAATagataatttaaagaaatttagtGTAGATTTTAGA TTGCAGTCCAGTTCCAGTCCAGACCCTGCCTTTGACCAGATGACCAAGCCAGTCAGAGACTCATCAGACAAGCCTAAAGATCTTTCCCTGGACAAGGCCGCCGCAGCGGGCCGAGACGGCGCAGAGGACGGCGCTGCAGGGCTGACTGCTGGCGGCTCCGGAGCCGCGCCTGCGTCATCTGCCAGTAAACCCGGCAGCCCTGCAGCGCCGTCTCCATCTTCCTTAGAGCAGAAGAGAGGAGGGCAGGATGTGACATCACAAGGAGTTCAGACGACCGCCATGTCCACTCTGAGTGGACCCAAACAtgaagagaaggaggagaagaaggaggcGGTACAAGA tcAAGTAAGAAAATCAACCCTGAACCCAAATGCTAACGAATTCAAACCCAGGTTTAATACACAG ccTAAGCCAGCCAACACCCCGACGCCTCCTCGGCCTCAGGGTCAGCCCAGCCCCTCCATCGTGGTTCAGCAGCCGCCGGCGGTCTACGGCTGCTTCCCTCAGATGTATCCGCTGACGCCAGTCAGCCCCGGCGTTCAG AAAAGCATAATATGGAAG TCTCCAGCTGTGTACCAGGTCCAAATGCCTCACATGGCAGTGAGCCAGTCGAAACCTTACAGACCAG TACCCAACATGCCCCAGCAGAGGTCTGACCAGCACCACCCGCCCGGAACGCCCACTATGATGCACCCAGCAACCGCAGCAGGACCGCCTATCGTAGCACCGAACCCCGCATACTCAGCGCAGTACTTCACCTGCAGCCCGCAGCAGTTCACCAGCCAGCCGCTCGTTCAGCAGATGACACACTACCAGTCACAG GCGCAGCACGTGTTCAGTCCAGTCATGCAGAGCACCGCCAGGATGATGGGCCCTCCTACACACGGCCAGCCCAGCCTTGTCTCTTCTTCTACTACGCAGTACCCAGAGCAGACACACACCATGTATG TGTCTCCAGGGCCGATGCCTCAGCAGTACCCTCACCCCAGTGCCACCCTGCACCCTCACCCGCAGCACCCGCAGCCCTCTGCCACCCCTACAGGCCAACCCCAGCAGGGCGGCCCTCCACAGCACGGGGGCCCGCCGAGCCACCCTGCAGCCAGCCCGGTCCAGCATCCTCAGCACCAGCAGGCAGCAGCAG cagcggcagcagcgcAGGCTCTGCATCTGTCCAACGCGCCGCCCCAGCAGCAGATCTACTCAGCTTTGGCCCAAACGCCCCCCTCCATGACGCCCAACCCTCAGTCCCCCCAGGCGTCGTTCCCCTCCGCCCAGCAGACCGTCTACATCCACCCTCAGGTGCAGCATGGCTACAACCCCAACCACATGGCCCACGTGCAGCAG
- the atxn2 gene encoding ataxin-2 isoform X6 yields MSMKAGGNRGKPGGGNAAGAAASGAGGSGGGRQNLGRGRHSGKGPAAVIFNGVYANMRMVHVLTSVVGTKCELKVKNGAVYEGVFKTYGPECELVLDAAHRKSPEPSFGPRKEDIVESIIFKASDVVVVTFKDVDPNFARKDNFTDAAVSGRINGEHKEKDLEPWDGGDTHNSDSLESLDTDVSNGWDPNDMFKYNEEKYGVLSTYDSSLSTYTIPLERDDSEEFLKREARAAQLAEEIEASATYKARVALENDERTEEEKYTAVVRGERETPTLSRENKYIPPGQRNREAMSWGAGRQNSPRLGQSSAGASASRPGPHDYSPNTGPDQRVVNGGSSHWPSPCPSPSSRPPSRYQSGPSYLPPRATTPTRPPSRPPSRPSRPPSHSSHPSYPSSPSSFSQHGPTSPASTLPKRMSSEGPPRMSPKSQRTPRAHRVPPSRISSVSTAVDLGSHNPPGDISATPPARSNSSGGTWSSVVSGAHRPRSPRQNNVGRASPGSSSLSSPQTGMAPIETVTTVTSASSPTAASPAPNMVASPSGDGKECRVQETRQSSPSANNENIKSLDNSPSISRPVCKGPPSMAPDHRKQIDNLKKFSVDFRLQSSSSPDPAFDQMTKPVRDSSDKPKDLSLDKAAAAGRDGAEDGAAGLTAGGSGAAPASSASKPGSPAAPSPSSLEQKRGGQDVTSQGVQTTAMSTLSGPKHEEKEEKKEAVQDQVRKSTLNPNANEFKPRFNTQPKPANTPTPPRPQGQPSPSIVVQQPPAVYGCFPQMYPLTPVSPGVQSPAVYQVQMPHMAVSQSKPYRPGKVPNMPQQRSDQHHPPGTPTMMHPATAAGPPIVAPNPAYSAQYFTCSPQQFTSQPLVQQMTHYQSQAQHVFSPVMQSTARMMGPPTHGQPSLVSSSTTQYPEQTHTMYVSPGPMPQQYPHPSATLHPHPQHPQPSATPTGQPQQGGPPQHGGPPSHPAASPVQHPQHQQAAAAAAAAQALHLSNAPPQQQIYSALAQTPPSMTPNPQSPQASFPSAQQTVYIHPQVQHGYNPNHMAHVQQAHMQSGIVPSHHPAATHAPMMLMATQGPPGGPQPPMPQAALNPIPVSSTTHFSYLAHAQVQPHHQQQL; encoded by the exons ATGTCAATGAAGGCCGGTGGAAATCGAGGCAAGCCCGGCGGGGGCAACGCAGCTGGTGCGGCCGCCTCCGGTGCTGGAGGAAGCGGCGGGGGAAGACAGAATCTGGGCAG ggGAAGACACAGTGGCAAAGGCCCTGCAGCA GTTATTTTCAATGGTGTATATGCAAATATGAGGATGGTCCATGTCTTGACTTCAGTGGTA GGGACCAAGTGTGAGCTGAAAGTAAAAAATGGAGCTGTATATGAAGGAGTATTCAAGACATATGGTCCTGAG TGCGAACTGGTGTTGGATGCAGCCCACAGAAAGAGCCCAGAGCCGAGTTTTGGCCCCAGGAAAGAAGATATAGTAGAGAGCATCATTTTTAAGGCTTCCGATGTTGTAGTGGTGACATTCAAAGACGTGGACCCGAATTTCGCCAGAAAAG acaACTTCACAGATGCAGCAGTGAGCGGTCGAATTAATGGTGAACATAAGGAGAAAGATCTGGAGCCGTGGGACGGAGGAGACACTCACAACTCTGACAGCCTCGAGTCCCTGGACACGGATGTG TCAAACGGATGGGACCCAAACGACATGTTCAAGTACAATGAGGAGAAGTACGGAGTGTTGTCTACATATGACAGCAGCCTGTCCACATATAC GATCCCCCTGGAGCGTGACGACTCGGAGGAGTTTCTGAAGAGGGAAGCTCGTGCCGCCCAGCTGGCAGAGGAGATAGAGGCCAGCGCCACATATAAAGCTCGGGTGGCCCTCGAAAACGACGAGCGCACAGAGGAGGAGAAATACACGGCTGTGGTGCGAGGGGAGAGGGAGACTCCCACGCTCAGCAG AGAGAACAAGTACATTCCTCCGGGTCAGAGGAACAGGGAAGCAATGTCATGGGGTGCAGGACGGCAGAATTCACCTCGACTGGGTCAGAGCTCAGCAGGAGCCTCAGCTTCTCGACCAGGACCTCATGACTACAGTCCCAACACTGGCCCGGACCAGAGGGTGGTGAACGGAG GTTCATCCCATTGGCCCTCACCCTGTCCGTCTCCCTCTTCTCGTCCCCCCTCTCGTTACCAGTCTGGCCCCTCCTACTTGCCTCCCCGGGCAACCACGCCCACCAGGCCACCCTCCAGGCCCCCTTCTCGGCCTTCCAGACCTCCTTCTCATTCATCTCACCCCTCCTATCCCTCCTCTCCATCCTCCTTTTCTCAACATGGCCCCACGTCACCAGCCTCCACTCTGCCCAAACGCATGTCCTCAGAAG GTCCTCCGAGGATGTCTCCTAAATCCCAGCGAACGCCTCGTGCTCACAGAGTGCCGCCGTCGCGGATCAGCTCGGTCTCCACCGCAGTGGACTTGGGTTCCCACAATCCACCTGGAGACATTTCGGCAACGCCTCCAGCCAGGAGTAACTCCTCTGGAGGAACCTGGTCTTCAGTGGTCAGTGGAG CTCACAGACCTCGATCCCCGCGACAGAACAATGTGGGCCGCGCCTCCCCCGGCTCTTCCTCACTCTCCTCGCCCCAGACAGGAATGGCTCCTATAGAAACTGTTACGACGGTGACGTCAGCTTCCTCTCCTACTGCTGCTAGCCCCGCCCCCAACATGGTTGCCTCTCCATCAGGGGATG GTAAAGAATGTCGTGTCCAGGAGACGAGACAGTCATCTCCCTCAGCAAATAATGAGAACATTAAGTCTTTGGATAACTCCCCTAGCATCTCAAGACCAGTCTGTAAAG GGCCTCCTTCTATGGCCCCCGACCACCGAAAACAAATagataatttaaagaaatttagtGTAGATTTTAGA TTGCAGTCCAGTTCCAGTCCAGACCCTGCCTTTGACCAGATGACCAAGCCAGTCAGAGACTCATCAGACAAGCCTAAAGATCTTTCCCTGGACAAGGCCGCCGCAGCGGGCCGAGACGGCGCAGAGGACGGCGCTGCAGGGCTGACTGCTGGCGGCTCCGGAGCCGCGCCTGCGTCATCTGCCAGTAAACCCGGCAGCCCTGCAGCGCCGTCTCCATCTTCCTTAGAGCAGAAGAGAGGAGGGCAGGATGTGACATCACAAGGAGTTCAGACGACCGCCATGTCCACTCTGAGTGGACCCAAACAtgaagagaaggaggagaagaaggaggcGGTACAAGA tcAAGTAAGAAAATCAACCCTGAACCCAAATGCTAACGAATTCAAACCCAGGTTTAATACACAG ccTAAGCCAGCCAACACCCCGACGCCTCCTCGGCCTCAGGGTCAGCCCAGCCCCTCCATCGTGGTTCAGCAGCCGCCGGCGGTCTACGGCTGCTTCCCTCAGATGTATCCGCTGACGCCAGTCAGCCCCGGCGTTCAG TCTCCAGCTGTGTACCAGGTCCAAATGCCTCACATGGCAGTGAGCCAGTCGAAACCTTACAGACCAGGTAAAG TACCCAACATGCCCCAGCAGAGGTCTGACCAGCACCACCCGCCCGGAACGCCCACTATGATGCACCCAGCAACCGCAGCAGGACCGCCTATCGTAGCACCGAACCCCGCATACTCAGCGCAGTACTTCACCTGCAGCCCGCAGCAGTTCACCAGCCAGCCGCTCGTTCAGCAGATGACACACTACCAGTCACAG GCGCAGCACGTGTTCAGTCCAGTCATGCAGAGCACCGCCAGGATGATGGGCCCTCCTACACACGGCCAGCCCAGCCTTGTCTCTTCTTCTACTACGCAGTACCCAGAGCAGACACACACCATGTATG TGTCTCCAGGGCCGATGCCTCAGCAGTACCCTCACCCCAGTGCCACCCTGCACCCTCACCCGCAGCACCCGCAGCCCTCTGCCACCCCTACAGGCCAACCCCAGCAGGGCGGCCCTCCACAGCACGGGGGCCCGCCGAGCCACCCTGCAGCCAGCCCGGTCCAGCATCCTCAGCACCAGCAGGCAGCAGCAG cagcggcagcagcgcAGGCTCTGCATCTGTCCAACGCGCCGCCCCAGCAGCAGATCTACTCAGCTTTGGCCCAAACGCCCCCCTCCATGACGCCCAACCCTCAGTCCCCCCAGGCGTCGTTCCCCTCCGCCCAGCAGACCGTCTACATCCACCCTCAGGTGCAGCATGGCTACAACCCCAACCACATGGCCCACGTGCAGCAG